Genomic segment of Oncorhynchus tshawytscha isolate Ot180627B linkage group LG28, Otsh_v2.0, whole genome shotgun sequence:
ATGAAAAAAAGCCTAATGTCCCTTGAGGTGAGAGTTCATAAAAGCTTCAACAATATCATACTGATTTATTCATTGATGTTTAATCTGTGGATTATTGTGATCCCTCTCGTTAGGACCATCCCATCTACAAAGGCAGTCAATCCACCCTCGGTGGGAAGTGGGGGACGGTTCGAGAGGGTGATTTGGACTACCTAGGCCGCCCCATCCTGTACCAATCTAGCTGGCGCGAGTGCAAAGAGAGTATGAGGGGggctgagatggagggagaaagggaagagCGCAAACAAAGGGTGGAGTCGTACCTAAAGAGCAGCAATATGTCCCTGGTGTGTATTTGTGTccgagagaggaagaggatgcgTGAAAGTTTGAAAATGCAGACTAAGTTTACTCTGTAATAACTGAAAGGCCTATCTGTTTCTCTCAATGCCACACAATATGTGGCTCTCTATTTCTCAGGACTCTggccttccttcctcccttgtcCCCATGAAGCCCCAGGATCATGATGGCAGTGTGGGGCCCATAGACATCCCCTCAATGCTCAGCAACCTGAGTGGCCAGAGGGAAGTCATGACGGAAGGGGAAGACTGGAGCGACAGACAGGACGTGCTGGAGGTTGACGAGGCTGACTTTGACACCAGTTCATACCAGATCTCAGAGGCACTCTCCAACCACTTCCACTACAGCAACGGGTTCCTGCGGCCCAAACCACACTCCAACGCCATCCTCCTACACCCCAGAGGACAGAACATCTAGACGGGTGAAAGGAGTTTGTTGAAAAAGGAACTGCCCTCTGCTCCACCCTAACTCAATGGTCATGGAGGCCTGTTAAATTGCAGCATCACTTTGTCAACTGTAAACCTAGTATTGTCTAAGCACTTATCAGTTGTGCTTGTGCTGTCATTTTAGCTAACCTTTTAGTTCTGATATACTAAATATACCCTACCCTTGTGCGTTAATGTTATTTTCATGTTTCTttctattttaaaaaatcaaaaggGCTGTTCGAGAGAATTCTCATGTTTATTCGTAAAAGCATGTCCACTGTTTTTTTCTCCAGAATTGTTAGTCTCTGGCATAGTTCTAAAAAGACGATGGCGATCCGGCTCTTGATACCTTCTCTTGATAGCTTTTgtcaatagctaggtttccatccaattggtgacagattttcatgtgaatattctagaaTCCCCATAAAATATTTGTATTTCCAACCAGTGTTTACCCCAAACTGACTTGTTTTCATGTACTGAATAAAGTTCAATGcttttccatcacattttcaactacCGATAGTTTGGTCACAAAAACATTTGCGTTATATAGCAAATATGCCTACTCTGGTCGTGGCATGTGCGCTATAGCCAACAGCTCACATACAGTACGGGTAGggtagtctacatgatgagattatgaatatttttatttgtcaagcaCGGCAGTCAAGCgttgatcatgtcaccagaataagaccctcgatatttattggaaaggagcatcaagatcactgtgcactttcatcACCTCACTGGGCATAGACAATTTCAACGTCTAGTTtatatttacatttggttgatgTCAACTACTGtgaaatgtcaccatgtcattagatttaggttaaaagttggatgAAAAAGACCATTTCCTTACAGTTATGACTTTtggcaaatccaatcagttttccaggttgattcaacgtcatcagattacatttttgttgttgaaataacATGGAAACAATGATGCAACTAGTTTTTGCCTATTGGGCTGTGAAGTTCATAacttaatctgtagcctaataaaccaTGGTTTCCCAAGTCGTATGGGAGGACCACCCACAATATAattgtgactccaagtttactttgatatggttattatattaatatttgcacataaaggtgtttccactgtcatttctcacataatacattttacagacacaaaaaggtAGAACAAACAAATTATCTGTCAGAATTTATGAAATTGCACTGAAACATCACAGCTGTAATTTTGTTTTAATATGGTATGACTTTCCTCGCATAAAaactggatggaaacgtggttaatgAGGTTGTTTCATAATGTGTGGGGCGGGCCCCAGCTGGTTTCTCTAGAATGTTCTTAATTGTCTCGTCATGGTGATAACCATCAGTAGACTGTTGGCTTTGCTCTGAGACCCCTGTGTACTCGCTGGTGTGTGCGGAGATTACTCTGCTGAGCAAAACACCTCCCACACGTCACACAGTTGTACGGTTTCTCTCCCGTGTGAATCCGTTGATGCATCTCCAAGTGGCTGACCCAGTCAAAGCTCTTTCCGCAGTAGGTACAAACAAACCGCTTCTCTCCTGCTGGGGTTCCCTGTGCGGCTAGTTTTGGGGAGTTGAAACCATTTGGGGCAAACGAGAATACATTGTTTAGCCAAACGTTGGAATATGCTCCACTCTCATTGGCTCGCGTTTGTTTGTCTGATGGCACTCTGGTAGTAGTTccatcctcccttctctctgggTGCATAGTTTGCTCTCTGTGCTGACCTGGTTGTGCCTGAACCAAATCTGTAGAGGTCCTACTTCGGTCATTCCAAACAGACTGTGCTCGCATCTCTTCTTTCATTAGTCTGTTTATGTACCCCATCTCTGATGATGGATCGCTATCCAGACCCTGCACTGCACTTTGAATAAGCTGTATGTCTGTATTTAGATCCTGTGTATATTGTTCTGTACCATATGAGCAATCTGGACCCTCAGAGTCACAGTTGATCTCTGATACAGACGCCCACAGCTGACTCTCTCGGTCATCCATGGCAAACTCAGTTTCCTGATGATCTGATCTCTCTGTGCCATGTTCACTTCCTGATGTATGTAGTGAAATAACGTCATACTCCTCCTCTTGCTCGGTCTTCACCACTAATTCTAGTCCACTACCCTTCTCCTCTCGCTGGCCAGACCTGTACTGTTCATTAAGCCCCACTACTGATTCTTTAGGTGGCTGTGGTCTATTTTGATCCAGTTGGTCATCTTTAGGTGTGAACACTTTGTCTCTCGCGGTCTGCTCAAATGAAGTCCTTTCACCAGCATCCTTATCAGACCCCTTGGACCCTAGGAAAGGTTTAAATGAACTGTCAGTAAATGTCAAAAACAATGTAAAAGTTCAGAGAGCACTGAGCAATTGAACAAGGTCAACAACTGAAATCAATTATCTACACTAGCTAGGCATAAATGTCAGTCATATTGTCAATACTATCTTTTTGAAGAATGTACCCTTTAGTTGAGATGGACAGCAACACATTTCAGATAGGTCTACTCAAATGCACCTTTCAAGTGCTAGTCTGAACTAGGAAAGTCGGAAATGTCCACCTTGCtaactggtagtagtaacacatCAAGTTGGAAATttccgagtttcctagttccgactagcatgtGAACACGGCATACCTGAACCAGTACCTGGGCTTGGGGATAAGCTTAATATAACGACCTTTCCTCTGACGCCCAGGACCCTTCAATTCAAATGCCGCGTAAACATTCTAATCGGAAGTAGGAAACGCGGACATTTCCGAATTGCTGATTCGTTGAACGCGGCACTTGTATCGCTACAACAGTTAGCATGTCGGAAATTCCAGAGTTTTCTTTTTCCGACTTGCAATAGAACGAGGCAAAAGTCCCATTAACCAGCTCTGCGAACGTTACGTCAAAATAGGTTCGGTACAATTATTACTGCCGTTACGCACTTCCAATAAAATCAatgacacaagcatttcgctacactcgcattaacatctgctaaccatgtgtatgtgacaaataaaatttgatttgacctttCGGAATATTGTAATGCTGGTGGATCAGCATGCGATACAGTAGTAATGAGTGATTTTATTGGAGGTGGTTTTGGCGCATgcggtaaaaaaataaataaatggtctTATTTACCTTTTTTGGGAGTACGTAAGGGCAGTAATGACTGTAGTTGCTCTGCATAACTCCATATGTTGCTGACAACCcaacgtgttttttttttttttttttacattataacGTTTATATAGCTGGTTAATGGGTCTTTAAATTGAAGGATCCTGGGCGTCGGTGCTCGTCATATGTATCGTCTCCTCAAGCCCATGTACTGGTCCATTCTAAACACAGCTAGCTAGTACAGTCTTAGCAATATAATACATGGATTTTATTTCTATGAGTATAGTAAACACGAGCTGTCTcaccctgctctgttctgctggaAGACAAAGAGCATGTTGAAGAACAGCCTGCTTCTCTCGCTTTGGACGTCGTCCTTTGCCGTTCGTTCTCCACAAACAATAATTTTCTTTTTAACGCTTCGATTTCATTTTCTCTTCGACACATTTCCAAGCGTAAAACAGTAAAACCATCATCGAACATTTTACTTATTTCTGCCACCGCAGCTTTGGCTAACACATCCATAACCGATGTTATTTTGGTCTGAAAGGTAACACAATTGGTTATATTCTCCTGGAACAACATTTTATCTGACTAGTGTTATGTTTCTAAAGATAATGTTCAGTCGGAAAAGACAATACAATAGCAAACTACCAGAGACGGAAGAGGAAGCAACtcgctgttttttttcttcctgtttTCATGGAAGTcagacccagctgctattgcattggtgtctatgggagacaCACCCAGTTAAGTATACTTTTTGGGAAGGTAAACTGCCTGAGTTAACTGTTAACCACTTTTGCTAGATACCACTGATGGGTCTTTACTTCCGCGACAACAAAGGATGGGAGAAGCGCGTGGTCATATGATCATTAAAGAGTCCTACGGTGTCCGTAGAGGACAAAAACAGACCGCCTGCTCACCTGTCTTTTCGGAAGCCAGATACATGGCACAGGCACGTAATACAGTGTCTTGCTGCTCTGGACACCGAACACGCATCTTaaacgcgcaaacacacacacacacatatatatatatatatatatatatatatatgagagagaagTATTAGCTAGTTGTCCACATTATTAGTTGTTCCACGATTTATTGAGTAAGTTTGGGTCCCTGTTAATGTCTCtcggggatttttttttttttacctaggcaagtcagttaagaacaaattcttaattacaatgacgactggacgacgctgggccaaccttgcgccgccctatggtactcccaatcacggcagaTGTGATGCAgcatggattcgaaccaggtactgcagtgacactTCTTGCACTGTCTTAGAttcctgcgccactcgggagcccaagacTTACCATTATGCCCATTCAATGTACATGTATATTATTCTGAGTAGCCCAACTTGATTGTGCCTTTTGATTCCTTTCAACTCTGATTTAATCCCTGTGCTGTTTTTATAATACATTATTCGATTGGCACAATATATTCCAGTCTGGCAGTGGTTTATCTATGTAATTACATTGTATGTACATTGATGGGCTGTACTGTAGTAATGCACAGGgaacagactacagtactatTGTCTCCTGAACCAATCTAACATCATCACCAATTCAGACTGGTTTTCTGTCCAGAACAACATTGGTGCATTATACTATGATTCTGGACTGATGTCATTCATTTATTGATCAAGTTATCTAAAGCACACAACTGCTACTCAACCAAACTATATAGACAACAATCTTTATCTGAGTTGAGTGAACCTTTTTCACTGTTACTGCTCACTTTTTCAGGGAAAGGCTCAAACACAGGGATAGCTttttgtgttttatttaactaggcaagtcagttaagaacaaattcttatttacaatgacagcctaggaacagtgggttaactgccttgttcagtgggagaacaacagatgttttacTTGACagttcagggatttgatccagcaacctttcagttactgaccaaacactctaaccactgggctacctgcagTTTGTATGTTTTACACAGACTGTTTAAATAATGAACCTGGAATGTCTTGCCAGTCAGGTACTGTGTTTTATGTTTGTCCTAGATGTACTGTAAAAGGCCCAGACCCTCTCTGTGCTGTGTGAATACACAGGTTGGCATTTTTTGGGATGACTTatgtactggaggcagctctgcagggtagtcactagctggcacagccacaatgTCATAAAATccgattttaaacctaaccttaaccgaactgctaaccttatgcttaATCTTAAGGTTaagcaaaaaaaaacatatttttgttttcattaatttTTTACAATGTATAGCCAGTTTTGACTTTGCCGCTGGCCCATTAGTAGAAATCACTcagctctgcctccaggacaagatacTTCCACCAGAGATAAAGGCACTGACTTTGCTCCATCCTCATGGGGCCCAGGATCAGCAAGCTGCACCAGGGAGGGTCTACTCCAACTACCAGCGACAGCATGGAGAACAGACTCCTACTCCAGGCCTCTGTGCTGCCTAAGGCCGTCTCTGTGACCTCATGTGCATCACTGCCCTCCTCCTGCCAGTCTCTCCAGCCCTGCAGGCTAACATCAActacatcctcctctcccccaccgcctcctcctccctcacctctccactcctAAGCACAGAGAACCAATTCTTAAAGAGAGGTTCACTCCTCTTCactcattcctcctctcttccctctcggtCCTTTGTCCTCTTCATccctaccaccctctagtggtgtcCTGCCTCCTActggtcttcctcctcctcctgttctggATGAATAATGGGAGGATGAGGAAGGCGGTCTGCCTGTAAGGACGTGCTGTCTTACTCTGAAGAGATTTGTGTGGTATGTGGCCCCATAAGCCCATCCCTTTCTTTCAGTCTGTTTTTTTTGTGGTGTAGTTTATCCAAGGTCCATTCCAATACAGTCAATCtttgaaataaaatacatttgtgaTGCTCAATTTATTGGTTAAGTGATTCTGAGTCCATATGTTTCTCTGACAATGTAAGTTAATGGCAGTATACAGAATGTGTTCTTCTTCCTCATGACATGTCAGGATTTTGACCAGGACAGCCTCATGGCTGAGGAGATTGAGGTGTCCACAGAGATGCATGTTCTGGACAAGGTATTGGATGAAGAGGAGCTGGACCAAAACATGTCAATTGGGGAACAGGAGTTtggtgagatagagaggggaaaagatGAACTGAAAGACAAAAAGGTGAGGGAGGAGATTCTGCATTTATCTCTCACAAAAAACATCAAGTTGAACCTCAaaacctttctctctcccctttactgCTCTCGCTTTCTACCCCTCTATTCCTTTTCCTCACCCTTTCCCTTCCATCATCAGTACATGGTAAAGGCTCTGCCAGATGGCCTGACTGTGGATGGAGCAAGGCTTCTGTTTGGCCGAGCCCCGAAACAGAATGACACTGGAGTTTATGAATATGTGGCGAACAACGGCGTTGGGACAAGGAAAGTAGAACATAACATCACAGTTACAGGTAAGGGGCAAATGGGCAAAGTTACTCCTGTATTTTGCTAAGATCTgaacagaaaaacaacaaaacactggtattttactgctgatctttaattatttgttacttttatttatttttcttatttttcttaactgcattgttggttaagggcttgtaagtaagcgtttcactatAAGGTGAAACCTGTTGTATTGGCGCATGTGAtcattctttatttttttatttgatgccTGATTAGTAATATTTGTAATATTGCTGCCCACTTGTGATAATAATCTGAAATACAGAGCTCACTAAAGTTGCAACAAACCTGCatcctatatacagtggggccctttgttgtcctttgatagctctttggtcttggccatagtggagtttggagtgtgacagtttgaggttgtggacaggtgtcttttatactgataacaagttcaaacaggtgccattaatacaggtaacgagtggaggacagaggagcctcttaaagaagaagttacaggtctgtgagccagaaatcttgcttgtttgtaggtgaccaaatacttattttccaccataatttgcaaataaattcattaaaaatcctacattgtgattttctggatatttttttttctcattttgtctgtcaaagttgaagtgtacctatgatgaaaattacaggcctctcatctttttaagtgggagaacttgcacaattggtggctgactaaatacttttttgccccactgtacatggcaCTGCAATCGCTACCTTTGGTTGTATGTGTTTACAATTTTGTGTGCATTCCCTCTTTCCTTTCCACTCCCTCACTCCGAGACATCTCGGAGTGTGCAGGAAGTGATCTTTGACACTCTAGTGATGATCATTATAGGTGTGGCTGCTGGGGTGTTGGCCATCGTCATTATTATCTTAGTTAACTAATACCATAGACGCCATAACAGGACATTAGAGATGGAGCTTCATGAGTTGATTTCCACAACACTTGGAACCCCCTTTCCCTATCCTTAAATCCTCCTTAGTTTCTAAAAAGCTCTTTCATAGGTTAGAAATCAACACTCTCCAGACAGGCCTCCTCCTCAAGACTCAACTCTTCCAGCACAGATCCCAGACGACAGGTAGAGTACTTTCAATTCAAACACTTGTTACTCGTATTTTCAGTCATCTCTCATTTTCTTAGAGGGGTGATTTTCAGTTAATAGTTATCATCTACTTGAATGAGTGTCTGCCAGCAATCATTTTTGTCTTTCTTTACTTGTCACCCCACCCACAGAATGAAGACTGTACACTTCTCAGACTAGACAGTAGAATGAAGAAAAAAAAGCCTTATGTCCCTTGAGGTGAGAGTTCATAAAAGCGTCAACAATATTGTACATTTACAACATTATGTACAGTATCATACTGATTTATTCATTGATGTTTAATCTGTGGATTATTGTGATCCCTCTCGTTAGGACCATCCCATCTACAAAGGCAGTCAATCCACCCTTGGTGGGAAGTGGGGGACGGTTCGTGAGGGTGATTTGGACTACCTAGGCCGCCCTGTCCTGTACCAATCTAGCTAGTGCGAGTGCAGAGAGAGTATGAGGGGGGCTGTTTGAAAATGCACACTAAATTTACTCTGTCATAACTGAAAGTCCTATCTGTTTATCTTAATGCCTTGCAATATGTGGCTCTCTATTTTTCAGGACTCTGGCCTTCCTTCCTCGTCCCCAGGACAAGGATGGCAGTGTGTGGCCCACAGACATCCCCCCCCAATGTTCAGTGACCTGGGTGGCCAGAGGGAGGTTGTGACCGAAGGGGCGACTGGGGCCACAGACAGGACGTGCTGGAGGTGATGAGGCTGACTGTGACACCAGTTCTTACCAGATCTCAGAGGCACTCCCCAACCATAACAATGGGTTTCTGCGGCCAAAACCACACTCCATCAACATCCTCCTACACCCCGGAGGACAGAATATCTAGACAGGGGTGAAAGGAGTTGGTTGAAAAGGGAACTGCCCTCAGCTCTACCCTAACCCAATGGTCATGGAGGCCTGCTACTCACTCCTGTGAACTGAACTTGGATACAGTTGGACTGAAGTGAGTGTTTGGCAACCTCATGTTCACATTAATTGCCATTTTTAGGTTTActtggtcttttttttttttacatcagcatgGGCTtcttgtatacagtgccttcagaaagtattcacaccccttgatttgttgtgttacagggtTATtacaaatggattaaattgagatttttttgtcactggcctacagacAATATCCCATGACAAtgtagaattatgttttttgattaaaaaaaaaagtttaatgaaAAGCTTAAATGTCTTGATTGAAAAAGGTTTCAACCCCTTGTTATAgcgagcctaaataagttcaggacaaAAAatctgcttaacaagtcacatacgttgcatggactctgtgtgtaaCACTGtggtttttaaatgactacctcatgcCAGTACCCCacacaattatatgtaaggttcctcagtctagcagtgaatttcaaacacaaattcaaccacaaataccaggGAGATTTTGAaatgcctctcaaagaagggCATAAATATAAAATGTCTTGTTCATTCACCCTCTAAATAcacgtctcaaggcttaaaaatccttctttaacctgtctctttaacaagtgacatcaataagggatctcagctttcacctgtattcacctggtcagtctgtcatgttcTATAGTTGACATGGTGCCCTAGCCTcaccattccaggtgaagctggttgagagaatgccaagagtgtgcaaagctgtcaaggcaaaggctggctactttgaagaatctcaaatataaaacattttgatttaacacttttttggttactacatgattccatgtgtgttatttcatagttttgatgtcgcactattattttacaatgtagaaaatagtaaaccctggaatgagtaggcgtgtccaaacttgtgactggtactgtatatctagtGTTTTAGGGCCACGAATTTGCAGATTTACTGACAGGTTAACAATTTTTTGTTTGGCtttctagctagctggctaatattTTTGTTTGAAAAATGCATCTGGACACATTACCAGCTTTTTTGTTTCTCCTGGCTGCCAATTCCCGATCTTCTGAGAACAATTTTTAGGAGTCGCCTGAAGCGTGAGAGGAATGTGAGATGCAGGAATATATTAGTGCTAAGACAGAGCGCTCGTAGTGAGGACGACTGGCTACTATTCTGAACTTTGTGTGGTGTACTTTCTGGTGTCCAGAGCTGCTGAGGCATCACCCAAGTGGGCGCTCCACAGACTGGAAGAGAAGAAGACCCGTGGCTATAAGAGTCAGGCTGGTTCCCAGACGTGCCCTCTACAAGATCACCAACAGACTCCATCACCATCCTCTGAACAGCTCTCTCCGCTCAAGCCATGAACTGATCCTCTCCATCTTCAGAGGATGCAGCTTTCAAAGACTTGGCCTCTATTGGTTCACCTATCATCACATATtgcgtgttttttttgttgctcttgAAGCACTGAGATTCTATGAAAAGCGCTATAGAAATGGtataaagtattattattattatggaaagagcaggtgttaatgttttgtattctcagtgtatttcaacaacaacaagggCTCAAAGTTCAGAGAATGTTCATGTTTATTCATAAAAATGTATGCATTGATAAAAGCATGTGCATTGTATTTTCTCTCCAGATGTGTTGTCTCTGGCATAGTCCTACAAAAACTTAAAAGACGATGGAGATCCACCTCTTGATAACTGTTCCTTTTAAAATATACAAGCAGGAGGATGTAAACCTGTAACTTTAACTCCCTACAGTATATTAGCACCACTAGTGTAACAGTTGTGGTAGGGTCGCACTGTTCTCACTTTACAGAATAGGAAGACAAAAGTAGCATCCTGCGGCTTTTTGCACGAGTGTCTTGACTGTCTTCTCAGGAACTCTCTGTTCTCAGTCATTAGAAAAAGTTGATATTAATGAGGTTGTGTTTCATAATGTGTGGGACGGGCCCCAGCTGGTTTCTCTAGAATGTTCTTAGTCATCTCGTCATTGTGATTACTTTTCGTTTGCTTTGTTCTGAGGCCCCGGTGTACACGCTGATGTGTGCGGAGATTACTCTGCTGAGCAAAACACCTCCCACATGTCACACAGTTgtacggtttctctcctgtatgaATCCGTTGATGCATCTCCAAGTGACTGACCCTGTCAAAGCTCTTTCCGCAAAAGGTGCAAACAAACCACTTCTCTCTTGCTGGGGTACTCCTTGAGGCTACCTTTGCTGAGTTGAAACCATTTGGGGTAAGCGAGAATACATTGTTTAGCCAAACGTTAGAATATGCTGCACCCTCATTGGTTCGTGTTTGTTTGTCTGACGGCACTCTGGTAGTTGTCccatcctcccttctctctgggTGCATAGTTTGCTCTCTGTGATGACCTGGTTGTGCCTGAACCAAATCTATAGGGGTCCTTCTTTGGTCATTCCAACCAGACTGTGCTCGCATCTCTTCTTTCATTAGTCTGTTTATGTACCCCATCTCTGATGATGGATCGCTATCAAGACCCTCCACAGCACTTTGAATAAGCTGTATGTCTGTATTGAGATCCTGTCTATATTGTTCTGTACCATATGAGCAATCAGGACCCTCAGAGTCACAGTTGATCTCTGATACAGACGCCCACAGATGACTCTCTCTGCAATCCATGGCAAACTCAGTTTCCTGAT
This window contains:
- the LOC112226741 gene encoding zinc finger protein 473 homolog translates to MLFQENITNCVTFQTKITSVMDVLAKAAVAEISKMFDDGFTVLRLEMCRRENEIEALKRKLLFVENERQRTTSKAREAGCSSTCSLSSSRTEQGSKGSDKDAGERTSFEQTARDKVFTPKDDQLDQNRPQPPKESVVGLNEQYRSGQREEKGSGLELVVKTEQEEEYDVISLHTSGSEHGTERSDHQETEFAMDDRESQLWASVSEINCDSEGPDCSYGTEQYTQDLNTDIQLIQSAVQGLDSDPSSEMGYINRLMKEEMRAQSVWNDRSRTSTDLVQAQPGQHREQTMHPERREDGTTTRVPSDKQTRANESGAYSNVWLNNVFSFAPNGFNSPKLAAQGTPAGEKRFVCTYCGKSFDWVSHLEMHQRIHTGEKPYNCVTCGRCFAQQSNLRTHQRVHRGLRAKPTVY
- the LOC112226740 gene encoding zinc finger protein 473 homolog, with translation MLFQENMTNCVTFQTKLSSVMDVLAKAAVTEISKLFDDGFAVLRLEMCHRENEIEALKRKLFMENERQATSSKQREAGNSFTCSSSSRRTEHGSKGSDEDAGERTSFEQTTRDKVITPKDKQLDQNRPQPPAESVEGLNEQYRSGQREKGSALEFVKTEHEEEYDVISLHTSGSEHGTELSDHQETEFAMDCRESHLWASVSEINCDSEGPDCSYGTEQYRQDLNTDIQLIQSAVEGLDSDPSSEMGYINRLMKEEMRAQSGWNDQRRTPIDLVQAQPGHHREQTMHPERREDGTTTRVPSDKQTRTNEGAAYSNVWLNNVFSLTPNGFNSAKVASRSTPAREKWFVCTFCGKSFDRVSHLEMHQRIHTGEKPYNCVTCGRCFAQQSNLRTHQRVHRGLRTKQTKSNHNDEMTKNILEKPAGARPTHYETQPH